The genomic segment CGAAAAATGCCAAGGGCGAGCACGACTACGATGATGTGGACCTGTCGGTGGCATGCGCAGTGGACTTGGTGAAACAGGGTTTTACCGCCGTCAAGTTCGACCCGGCCGGGCCGTACAGCGTTTATTCCGGCCACCATCTGTCGCTGGAAGTGATGGACAAGTCGGAAGAGTTCTGCAAGAAGATACGCGAGGCCGTCGGCAGCAAATGCGATTTGCTGTTCGGCACGCATGGACAGATGACCGTGGCCTCGGCGGTGCGTCTGGCGCGGCGGCTGGAAAAATACGACCCGCTCTGGTTCGAAGAACCGGTGCCGCCGGGGCAGGTCGATGCGATGGCAGCGGTCGCTGGCAAGACCTCCATTCCCATCGCCACGGGCGAGCGCCTGACCACCAAATATGAATTCTTCGACTTGCTCCAGCGCGGCGGCGCCTCGATTCTGCAAATGAATCTGGGACGTGTCGGCGGCATTCTGGAAGCCAAGAAAATCGCCGGCATCGCCGAAGTCCACTGTGCCCAGATCGCGCCGCATCTGTACAACGGCCCGGTCGGTGCGGCAGCCAGCGTTCAGTTGGCAACCGCCACGCCCAACTTCCTGATTCAGGAAAGCATCATGACCTGGCAAGGCTTTCATGCCGAGATTCTGAAGCAACCGATTCAGTGGGAGGACGGCTTCATCATCCCCTCGCGCGAGCCAGGTCTGGGGGTGGAGTTGAATATGGACGTGGTGGAAGCCAATGCGCCCTATGTCGGCAGCCGGCTGCACATCACGATGGACCCCCAGCCTTTCGACGTCAAGCAGCCATCGAGCGATAGCTGGAAGAAGCGCTGGAGTGATGAGGTTGCGCGGTGAATGTCGACTTCATCATCGTCGGGGCGGGTTCGGCGGGCTGCATACTCGCCAACCGCTTGAGCGAATCGCACAGTGTATTGCTGCTGGAAGCGGGCGGCAAGGATGACTCATGGTGGCTCAAACTGCCGCTCGGCTTTGTCAAGACGTACTACGACCCGCGCTACAACTGGATGTATTACAGCGAGCCGGAGGCGGAGATGGCCGGGCGCCGCCTGTATGCGCCGCGCGGCAAAGTGATCGGCGGCTCCGGCGCGATCAATGCCATGATCCATGTGCGCGGCCAGCCGCGCGATTTCGACGACTGGGAGGCGGCGGGCAACCCCGGTTGGGGTTATCGCGAGGTGCTGCCTTATTTCAAAAAGATGGAATCGCATCCGCTCGGTGAAACCCCCTGGCATGGCGGCGACGGCCCGATGGGCATCACGCCGATGAAGCAGGGCGCGCATCCGATGTGCCGGGCTTATCTGCAAGCCTGCCAGCAAGCGGGTTACCCGCTCAATGAAGATTTCAACGGCGCGCATTTTGAAGGCGCCGGCATCTATGAAGCCAGCATCCGCAACGGCAAGCGCGATTCCAGCGCGGTTGCGTACCTGCATCCAGCCCTGGGGCGCAGTCGTTTGCAGGTCGAGACCGAGGCGCAGGTCGCACAGATTCTGTTCGATGGCCAGCAGTGCGCCCATGGCGTGCTGGTGCGTCAGCGCGGCCAGTTGCGCCGCTTTTACGCCCATCGTGAAGTCATTCTTGCCGCCGGCGCGGTGGATACGCCGAAGCTGTTGCAACTGTCCGGCATTGGCGCGGCTGCATTGCTGGCGCGCCACGGGATTGCGCTGCGCCATCATTTGCCGGCGGTTGGCCGCCATTTGCAGGATCATTTATGCGCATCCTTTTACTTTCGCGCCAGGTGCAAGACCCTCAATGATGAATTGGGCACGTGGCATGGGCAACTGGCGGCGGGCATGCAATACCTGTTCAAGCGCAGCGGCCCCTTGGCGATGAGCGTCAATCAGGCGGGCGGATTTTTCAAGGGCAGCGCGCTGGAGCGGGAGCCAAACATTCAGTTGTATTTCAATCCGCTGTCCTACACGATTCCGAAAGACCCCAAGGCCAAACTGAAGCCCGACCCTTGGTCGGGCTTCCTGCTGGCCTACAACCCGTGCCGTCCCGACAGTCGCGGCAGCATTGAAATTGCCGCCGCAGATGCAGACCTGCCGGCAGCGATACGCCCCAATTACCTGAGCACCCCAAAGGACAGGGACGAAGCGGTACAAGGCGCGCGCCTGATTCGTGCACTGAGCCAGGCGCCGGCCTTGCGCGCATTGATCGTGGAAGAAGTCAGCCCGGCAGGCGCGGTGACGGATGAGGCCGGCATGTTGCAGTTCTTCCGCGAGCAGGCGGGTTCCATCTACCACCTGTGCGGCTCTTGCGCAATGGGGCCGGACGCCGCCACGGCAGTGGTCAACGCCGAGTTGAAGGTGCACGGTGTGCAGCGCTTGCGGGTTGTCGATGCCTCGGTGTTTCCGAACATCACTTCAGGCAACATCAACGCTGCCACGATGATGGTGGCGGAGAAGGGGGCGGCGATGATTCTCGGGGAGTATCGCTGACCGTAGCCGCTGCGGCGCCGGGTGGGGCCGGACTCCCGTTGCGTCAGAGCAACCCTGCCTCTTCGAGATAACTCTTGGCCACGGCTTCGATCGGCTTTCTCCGGACATCGACTTCGCTGTTCAGGCGCTGCATCGTCGCGTCGTCGAGTTTCATTGAAATCGACTCCAGCACCGCTTTGAGGCCGGGATGGGCATCCAGGACTTTCTGGCGGATCACCGGTGTCATCGCATAGTTGGGGAAAAAGCCCGCGTCGTCGGCCAGCATGCGCAGATTGAGCGCGACGATCTGCCCGTCCGTGGCCTGCGCGACCACCGTGTCCAGATCCCCGTTGGCCAGCGCGTTGTAGGCCAGGTTCAGTTGCATGGGCCGCACATTGGCGCGCCCGGCCTCGAAGCCGTAGGTCTTTTGCAGGCCGATCAGGCCATCGAGCCGTTTGGGAAATTCTGCCGTCATGCCCATCGCGATGGTGTTACCGGACTTGTAGCCGGCCGCCAGATCGGAAATGGTCTTCATGCCGTCGGTCTTCGGATTGTCCGGCCGGACCACGACGGCATAGGTGCTGTTGACCTTGGACGGCGCCAGCCAGACCAAGCCTTTTTTGCCGTCGAGTTCCCGGACCTTTTGGTAAACATCCTGCGGCGACAGCCGCTGCGTCACCTTGTTGAAAATGACCAGCGAAGTGCCGGTGTACTCCCAATAGAGGTCGACCTCGCCGTTTTCCAGCGCGGCCCGGACGATCTTGGTGCCCATGCCGTCTCTCTTGTGGACCGTGTAGCCCTTGCTTTGCAGCAACTGCCTGGTCATCTCGGCCATGATCAGTTGCTCGGTGAAGTCCTTGGCGCCAACCGTCAGGGAAGGGGCCGGATCGGCCCATGCTGCGGCACCGGGCAGCAGGCACAAGGCCGTTGCGATGAGGGCCGAGAGGAGGCGTTGCGATAGCCGTGTCATGGGATTCATCCTTCATTCAGTATGGGTGCAGGGGATCGATGCCGCGCGGGACGAGGTGGTATTGGGCCTGGCCGATCAGGAAATCGAGCAGCACCGCGATGAGCGCGGTGGGAATGGCGCCGGCCAGCATCATCGGCAAGTCGTCGAGCGCCATGCCGGTGAAGATCAACTCGCCCAACCCGCCGGCACCGATCAGAAACGCCAACGGCGCCGAGCCAACGCAGATGGCCAGGGCCGTGCGGATGCCGCCGCAGATGACGAACAGCGCATTCGGCAATTGCACGCGCCAAAGCACCTGGGCCGGCGTCATTCCCATGCCGCGTGCGGCTTCGAGCAGATGCGGCGGAACGGCGCGCAGACCGGCATAGGTATTGCGCACGATGGGCAGCAAGGTCACCGCCCACAAGCCGAAGACGGCCGGAACGATGCCAATGCCCAGCAGCGTCATCGACAGCGCCAGGACGGCAAGGGTGGGGATGGTGCCGCCGATGTTGAACAACTGCATGCAGACTTCCGGGACTGCGCGCCAGGACGGCCGCGAAAGAGCGATCCCCGCCGGTAGCGCCACCAGGATCGCCAGCAGGCCGGACCAGGCCACGAGTTCCAGATGCTGCAAGCCCAGGTAGCAGATGTCGTCCCGGTGGGTGAGTATCTCGGCGGCCATGCCGCTGCTCCAGAGCCGGTACAGCAGGGCTGCCAGCACGAGCAGCAACAAGGCGGGCGCCATGCGGCCCAGCGCTGCGGCACGGCCCGACCTGGCAGGAATCATGCGCGCTCCCCCCGGCCCAGATTCCTGACGATGGCACGGTAGCTCAGCAGACCTTGCAGCCTGCCGGCAGCGTCGATGCAGGGCAGCACCGGCATGTCATGGGCCAGCATCAGCGCCAAGGCGCTGCGCACATCCGCGTCCATGCCGATCGAAGCCCGCACCGGCTCGGCATGGGCGCTGACGCTGCCGCCGCCGTGCTCGGCCGCTTCCCGGGTCAGCATGGCTTGCGCGATGCCGTCGGCATCGACGACCGCCATCGCCGCCAGGCCCGAGGCGTGCATCAGGCTGCGCGCCGTGCTGATCGGGTCGTCCGGCCTGAGACTCTCGGGCGGGGCCGACATGACCGCGCCGACGCGCAGCAGCCGCAGCCGCTTCAAAGTCCGGTCGGAGCCGAGAAAATTCGCGATGAAGGCATTCGCCGGTCGCGCCAGCAGGGCCTCGGGCGTCGCATATTGTTCGAGCTTGCCGCTGCGCAGGATGGCGATCTTGTCCGCCATCTTCACCGCCTCGTCCAGATCATGCGAAACGAAGATGATGGTCTTGCGGATGGTCTGTTGCATCTTCAGGAATTCGTCCTGTATGACTTCCCGGTTGATCGGGTCGATGGCGCCGAAAGGCTCATCCATCAGCATCACCGGCGGATCGGCGGCCAAGGCCCGCAATACGCCGACACGCTGCTGCTGTCCGCCCGACAGTTCCTTCGGATAGCGCTTGCAGAACAGGTCGGGCTGCAGGCCGACCAGCTCCAGCAACTCCCTGGCCCGGGCGCGGGACTTGCGGCGGTCCCAGCCGAGCAAATCCGGCACCACGCAGATGTTGTCGGCAATGGTCTTGTGCGGGAACAGACCGATCTGCTGTATCACGTAGCCGATCGAGCGGCGCAACGCGATCGGGTCCATGGCGCTGGTGTCCCTGCCGTCGATGAAGATCTTGCCGCTGCTCGGCTGGATCAGCCGGTTGATCATCTTCATCGTCGTGGTCTTGCCGCAGCCCGAAGGCCCGAGCAGAACGCAGATTTCGCCGGCCGGCAGTTCCAGATCGATGTCATCGACCGCCGCCGTGCGATGGGCCGGGGGGCCGAAGAATTTGCTCAGATGCTCCAGGCGGATCATCGCGCGGCCTCGGT from the Verminephrobacter eiseniae EF01-2 genome contains:
- a CDS encoding mandelate racemase/muconate lactonizing enzyme family protein; this translates as MKIISMKSHVVAVPPPYIGGMYWIFVTLKTACGIEGVGEIYASTFHPKVVACAMDDVFERHLLDHDPHHIERFFRAAYSSGFTQRPDLTMMGIVSGLEMACWDIIGKAAGKPVYELIGGRVHERLRTYTYLYPKNAKGEHDYDDVDLSVACAVDLVKQGFTAVKFDPAGPYSVYSGHHLSLEVMDKSEEFCKKIREAVGSKCDLLFGTHGQMTVASAVRLARRLEKYDPLWFEEPVPPGQVDAMAAVAGKTSIPIATGERLTTKYEFFDLLQRGGASILQMNLGRVGGILEAKKIAGIAEVHCAQIAPHLYNGPVGAAASVQLATATPNFLIQESIMTWQGFHAEILKQPIQWEDGFIIPSREPGLGVELNMDVVEANAPYVGSRLHITMDPQPFDVKQPSSDSWKKRWSDEVAR
- a CDS encoding GMC family oxidoreductase; protein product: MNVDFIIVGAGSAGCILANRLSESHSVLLLEAGGKDDSWWLKLPLGFVKTYYDPRYNWMYYSEPEAEMAGRRLYAPRGKVIGGSGAINAMIHVRGQPRDFDDWEAAGNPGWGYREVLPYFKKMESHPLGETPWHGGDGPMGITPMKQGAHPMCRAYLQACQQAGYPLNEDFNGAHFEGAGIYEASIRNGKRDSSAVAYLHPALGRSRLQVETEAQVAQILFDGQQCAHGVLVRQRGQLRRFYAHREVILAAGAVDTPKLLQLSGIGAAALLARHGIALRHHLPAVGRHLQDHLCASFYFRARCKTLNDELGTWHGQLAAGMQYLFKRSGPLAMSVNQAGGFFKGSALEREPNIQLYFNPLSYTIPKDPKAKLKPDPWSGFLLAYNPCRPDSRGSIEIAAADADLPAAIRPNYLSTPKDRDEAVQGARLIRALSQAPALRALIVEEVSPAGAVTDEAGMLQFFREQAGSIYHLCGSCAMGPDAATAVVNAELKVHGVQRLRVVDASVFPNITSGNINAATMMVAEKGAAMILGEYR
- a CDS encoding glycine betaine ABC transporter substrate-binding protein — its product is MTRLSQRLLSALIATALCLLPGAAAWADPAPSLTVGAKDFTEQLIMAEMTRQLLQSKGYTVHKRDGMGTKIVRAALENGEVDLYWEYTGTSLVIFNKVTQRLSPQDVYQKVRELDGKKGLVWLAPSKVNSTYAVVVRPDNPKTDGMKTISDLAAGYKSGNTIAMGMTAEFPKRLDGLIGLQKTYGFEAGRANVRPMQLNLAYNALANGDLDTVVAQATDGQIVALNLRMLADDAGFFPNYAMTPVIRQKVLDAHPGLKAVLESISMKLDDATMQRLNSEVDVRRKPIEAVAKSYLEEAGLL
- a CDS encoding ABC transporter permease, which codes for MIPARSGRAAALGRMAPALLLLVLAALLYRLWSSGMAAEILTHRDDICYLGLQHLELVAWSGLLAILVALPAGIALSRPSWRAVPEVCMQLFNIGGTIPTLAVLALSMTLLGIGIVPAVFGLWAVTLLPIVRNTYAGLRAVPPHLLEAARGMGMTPAQVLWRVQLPNALFVICGGIRTALAICVGSAPLAFLIGAGGLGELIFTGMALDDLPMMLAGAIPTALIAVLLDFLIGQAQYHLVPRGIDPLHPY
- a CDS encoding ABC transporter ATP-binding protein, with product MGDDIQGHPDRGRAMIRLEHLSKFFGPPAHRTAAVDDIDLELPAGEICVLLGPSGCGKTTTMKMINRLIQPSSGKIFIDGRDTSAMDPIALRRSIGYVIQQIGLFPHKTIADNICVVPDLLGWDRRKSRARARELLELVGLQPDLFCKRYPKELSGGQQQRVGVLRALAADPPVMLMDEPFGAIDPINREVIQDEFLKMQQTIRKTIIFVSHDLDEAVKMADKIAILRSGKLEQYATPEALLARPANAFIANFLGSDRTLKRLRLLRVGAVMSAPPESLRPDDPISTARSLMHASGLAAMAVVDADGIAQAMLTREAAEHGGGSVSAHAEPVRASIGMDADVRSALALMLAHDMPVLPCIDAAGRLQGLLSYRAIVRNLGRGERA